From the Glycine max cultivar Williams 82 chromosome 11, Glycine_max_v4.0, whole genome shotgun sequence genome, the window aataaaataaataggggAATACGTTAAAAttctttatgaaaaatatatatctacAGTCATTCCTCCAATTAaacctcaaaataaaataaaatatactatgAGCTGACTGCGGCATTGTCTGTCAATATGCTCCAAAAGTCTCCATAACTGAAGAATTAACAGTGTTATTCCCCCAGGCCGGGTTGCTAGGGTACCCACTAGCCTTGGAAAATTTATTGTATGGATATGGAATCAAGGATAATATGCAACCATGAACCTACCTGGCAAATGATCAATGACCATCTATGAACGATTTCATTTGAGATATTGACATATATAGGAGACCACTACCTGATAACTAGCTAAAAAGTgttattcatattaaaaaattatcattgttttttttggCTGGCGAATTCAAATTGTTCGACGAGAGAAAAGTTGCTCAATTCCAGGATAAAGACATACGCCATTGGTTTAACAAAAAAACTCTTGACATATTATaaccaataaattaattttcactaATAAACAGGACTTTGAATTCAAGCTAGGCAAGTTTATAGGAAGTTGAACAAATTTTAGTTAGCACAtaccaaaaaaaacttagtcTTCACCACCTATTATAAGCTTAAAAAGAATtactagttttaattaaaaatctttaTAATCATGTATGTATCCCGAGGTTCAATTATCATCCCCGttcttttaaacaattttttttaattatatataaattatgtgtAAGCTTGCATAGTGTATATTTTTTACTGTCcctgttttttaatatattaataaaaaaaatgtatattattttaccttAAGATGCATGAAGTgcatatataaaaatcaattttgaaacaGCAGCACACTGTTGTAATTAAACTTTGATAGTTACATCTTGACAAAGTGGAcgactagatttttttttcattccaagCGTGATGAAGTTGAGGATATGCATGTATCTGCTGATTGCTCACACTGCATTATTAAAAGCGCCAGACACTGGTTAGATTCTGAGATAAATAGTTTCTTAATTTAAGCGTTCGTGATTTCGTGGTTGTGTATGTaatgcattattttttataaaggtgtttataatgcattattcaGAGCTGAAAatatgactatatatatatataaattaattatttccagTATATGGCAATGAAAATAATGCCATGTCATGGCATATCATTGTAAAGCATGGTTTTTTTATGAagtaattaaagaaaaacatgcaattaAAGTATATATGCCATACAGCTTGTGCTAAAAAAGAATCTTCGGATATATCAAggatatagatatagatataaatatatatatatatatatatatatatatatatctggaCACTGTTGATAAACGTTAATTTTATTTCACCATGTCTATCACTCCacggtattttttttttttaacaaacgaGTGGGCACACTGGTACAGGGTACAACTGTCTAGGTAAAGCTCACCTTGACTAAGATCATAATTAATAATGCCTATATTTGTTGAACACAGAAGAATAATCTAGAGTCCTTGACTGATGAAGTAGCTAAATGACACATACTCCATTATGTGTTATTGTGTTAGTGTTatactaatataatttatacatatatgatatgatatttataaataaataaagtggcACAGGAAATCCTACCCATGTTGTTTCTGGGTTCTGGTTCATATTACGCCTGCTATATGCTATAGGCAagtggaaactttatgcaatcAACCATATCAGGGATTGATCGACCTCGAAGAAAAGCGTCACACTATCAATCATTCTTTTTATACAAATTGATCTTGTGAAGAATATCACACATATATACCAAATCTCGTGTAAAATTCGAatcaatatatatgttaaaaaagagAGTAGATAATGCGACTTCGTACTAATTTTTGTGACATGAGAGTCTCAGTATGAAAGCATTCAACATTTTATATTTGCTCATTCTCTGCCTCTAAAGCAACTAGCAGAGGCAGCAGAGAGACTGTATGACTTATGCTCATTGTCGACCATGTACCTATagtcttaaaaaataatcaaatgattAAATTACGACATTAATTCGTTCCTTACAAAGTGATTATTGTTAATTCGATGTGATTGATGCGGTATGGTTAGCATTGACAACCGAATCATGTTCCACAATCAACACTAATTAGTATTAACCCTTGAGCTTATCGGATTATGTGCTTGATTAACCCATTGTTAAATACGAAATTTCTGTATTTTAGGGATATATTCCAGTATAGTGATTAAGCAGAATAGGGGTATTTAATGATCTGCTTCGAACGAATGACTCATCTTATTCGTGAAAGTAACTTGCATCcatgttaatttaaatattcacGATGGAACAAGATTTGAAGAGGGACTCCTTTCTAATAAATTACCAGCTGTCTTGGTTCCCTATTCCTGATGTGTTATCTGAATGAGAAATTTGTTACAAAAGTATTATTATAACCAACATATAGTACTAGTGTACTACAAATTTCAAAAGTTCttactattaaaatatttaaagtcaTAATCCTTAGACCTATAGCCGTGGAGCGTGCAAGTGAAGTGCTTAACCATGGTTATGTAATTAACCATAGATCCTTAACCTCAGCCACTTCCAAAAGTCTATATATACCATGCATTGATCCTCACATGTTGTAGCCCATTAGTATCATCTTCCCTCGTATACTTCCCCTCCtcaactttgttttgtttttcatgtaCGCTTTTTGAATCATCTTACGTGCTCCTAATCATGATTCCAACACTTGTTTGTATTGGCACAACAATATTCCAAAGCACCCTCTCTTCTTACTCATTGTCTTtcatctctctttttctctccacGTCACTCGCCCTTCTTGCTATTTCCCTCAACTATTGGCTTGTCCCCGGAGGTTTTGCATGGAGGAAATATCACAGTCGTTACAAAGGCCATGCAAAAGTCTCTGGCCCAATGGGCTGGCCCATATTGGGAACTTTACCTGCGATGGGCCCTCTAGCCCACAGGAAACTTGCTGCCATGGCCACTTCACCAAAAGCAAAAAAGCTCATGACATTGAGTCTAGGAACAAATCCAGTTGTTATCAGCAGTCACCCAGAAACCGCAAGAGAAATTCTTTGTGGGTCGAACTTCGCTGACCGACCCGTTAAAGAATCGGCCCGAATGCTCATGTTTGAGCGTGCCATTGGATTTGCTCCATATGGGACTTATTGGCGCCACCTACGTAAAGTGGCAATCACCCACATGTTCTCTCCAAGGAGGATTTCTGACTTGGAGAGTCTCCGACAACATGTGGTTGGTGAAATGGTGATGAGGATATGGAAGGAGATGGGGGACAAAGGGGTGGTAGAGGTTCGAGGCATATTGTATGAAGGGTCTTTGAGCCACATGTTGGAGTGTGTGTTTGGTATTAATAATTCTCTAGGATCACAAACAAAGGAGGCGTTGGGTGATATGGTTGAGGAAGGGTATGACTTGATTGCCAAGTTTAATTGGGCAGACTATTTTCCTTTCGGGTTTTTGGACTTTCACGGGGTCAAGAGAAGGTGTCACAAATTGGCAACTAAGGTCAATAGTGTGGTGGGTAAAATtgtggaagaaagaaaaaattcagGGAAGTACGTTGGACAAAATGATTTTCTTAGTGCCTTGTTATTGTTGCCTAAAGAGGAAAGCATAGGTGATTCAGATGTAGTGGCTATCTTATGGGTAAGtacaccatttttattttttttttgtcaaatgcaTGTATTATTAAGATTTGTGAGTATTAATATTCTAAATTTCACATTCATGTTCtaaataaattctaaattacTGCATGTTTACAGTTCCAACCAATGTTTACTCTAAcagaaaaatgatgaagatttaatttataacttaaaagacaaaaaaataataacacttaATCACGTGTATCACGTAAAAAGTGGTTAGGATTATGGTGTTCTAGgaccatataatattttttttcctactaaAAGAGTTTCATTGTgtataaaaacttatatattgTAGCATTATTTTGGATGCTTTGTGCAGGAAATGATATTTCGGGGAACAGACACAATTGCTATACTTTTAGAATGGATCATGGCCATGATGGTTTTACACCAAGACGTACAAATGAAAGCTCgtcaagagatcgactcatgcATCAAGCAAAACGGTTACATGCGAGACTCAGACATTCCAAACCTCCCTTACCTCCAGGCCATAGTGAAGGAGGTTCTCCGATTGCACCCACCAGGCCCATTACTTTCCTGGGCTCGCCTCGCAATCCATGATGTCCACGTGGACAAGGTCATCGTGCCAGCTGGCACAACTGCAATGGTTAACATGTGGGCTATATCACATGACTCATCCATTTGGGAGGACCCGTGGGCCTTTAAGCCCGAAAGATTCATGAAAGAAGATGTGTCGATCATGGGGTCGGACATGAGACTTGCACCATTTGGTGCAGGACGTAGGGTGTGCCCAGGAAAAACATTAGGCTTAGCCACAGTTCATCTATGGCTTGCACAACTTCTTCACCATTTCATATGGATTCCAGTGCAACCCGTGGATCTTTCAGAATGCCTAAAGCTCTCGCTCGAAATGAAAAAGCCTTTACGATGCCAAGTGATTCGCAGGTTCAACACCATAAGCTCTTGAACTCAACAAGATAAATTAATGCACAATAAAGGATATCATTATCGATGTAActgttgtgataaaaaaaaattaaagtctttGATTTGGGTGGAAGTTATGTAATgttgtaaaaatatatcaagTATGTAGTATGCGTTGAGCTCAAGATAGTCCAAGAAATGGGCTAATGAATGGATTGATACTATCTCTCTTTGAAAGTACACCACGTACAATATTGGATCTAATAAAGTCGCATGGTTTTTGTATGTCTTACTGCCCCCTCCATTCATATTTCGATAATGTTTGAATCGTGTTTCATAAACAAActaaattcatttaatattaaataaaatcaataaaaaatacttaattgtggatgaaaaaaatgaataaactaggataaaatataatttttaacccCTTGTTtcttttagatattttattcTAGTCTCCCCATTTTTTAGTTGAAACATTTTGTTTTCccaaaaatttatgattttaatttttgtgatcaattttaaatgttgatttgttattttttttcaataatttaatcttaacaataattaaataattttaaaaaatatatttcacacATCGCtaatttataaacatgtatAAGTCAGTATTAACATAATacacatttaatatttaaaatttgtcatatcatgattttttaaaagtgagaaaTGAATTATCTCAACTAAAAATGGAAGACTAAAATgacaaatatgagaaaataagagaatgaAAATTGTATCTTAACCAATAATCAAAATTGCATAGTTACAATACTTAGGGGCTAAAAATGCattgctattattattatttataagtgGTTATCTTTTTAAAGATTAtttaaactaatttgaaaacttttttttcatttttttccttgtaattatattttttcttaatgtaaACAATAAATACTAATTTGAATACTTAACTCAAATTAACTTGAGTTAAATAAAAgtagtttgattttaattaattctttacatatacatttatttaaatcaaaccaatgtgataaaatcaaaagagtttAACTCAGTTATTTCAGTAATATGCATGAGTGTTATAAACcttttgatataataatttttaaaaaattgtaagctcattttattattaagttgtcatgttcaagaatcaagttaataatagattatatttttcgatgatcaatttgatattaaattataaaatttatgaattattttgttattaaattttttgcaagactaatttttcatattttttatgcatttatgaatttaatttttttttcatcttttagagaTTAATTTATCTGTGTTCCACATTTTCAAggataaatttgattatttattccAAAAATTCCTCCTTGTGGAACAGATAAAATATGtgaggaaagaaaaaatgaaacgtGCCCCCACACTAATATTCTTTCTCACAAATTGGAATAAAaggtttaaattaataaaattactattataCCCCTTAAtgataacaataaatataagtagaattattttttgataaaaatcatttttatttcaaaagaatatttatttttaaatttaatcatatttttacatttatgagTTTTATTGACTTTTGTTTACTTTCctgttaatagttttttttcttttttattatgtaatatagACGTtcactttaaataaataaatatttttttaatttaatagataaaataaatattttataagttacttaattttaatgtaatctttatttatatatttttattccctttattatatatcttttttactTAATGGTATCTATATCATTTGGTAAATATTCTTCTTAAtgatatctatttttttcttattaatcaaACAAAGTGGGAAATTTCACTTTTAAGGATTTGTTCCTTTAGcgtgaaagataaaaaaaatgaaataaacaataaaataataagagattCATGATTTTAcattctattttaattcaattttttttcttaatttacttttatttcattttattttactataccGAACCAACCTTAAAACAAGGAAGATGAATTTTTCTCTAAACTCCTCTGTAgacagataaaaaagaaaaattaaatcgCTAAGCATTTGCCAAGATTTCTAATAGCTTTTGATTAGACTCACATTCACAATATCCCATTAATTGAGGTCTCCGTGAGCAATTTCAAGAAAGACGAGagcataaaaaagtaaattcagAGAAAGTTCATAAGAGGAGGAGTTGAATGAAtctggttttgaaattcaaaatcacacAAGCGACGAGGTTATTATCAACCGTGACCGTGAGTCTGTGACGCTCACTTCCCCGGAACGGCCAAGATCTATTTTAATCGAGACACGTGTCCATTCATATGAGCGAGTAGGAACTCTACAAAAAACCTCGCGCGTATGTTTTCAACGCGCGAGAAAAGAGAAGCATTACAATTTGCAAATTTCGGTGgacaagaataatattttttaattaattaatgttatttaataaatttcagtcTGCATTATTATTTATCAACGCATCCCTTCGTCccgataaaaataattttccattTTCCATCCTCCATTTGTTTTCCCTCTCACTTTTCTCATTGGAgggaaaaaatccaaaaaaatttcgGACAGTGAAGAatatatcttcttcttcttcttcttcttccaccaGTGAACAAATCTAGGGTTTTAGTCTCTTCCTTCAGCTTATTTACTGTGAGTTGATTCATtctcttcctttatttttttctttgatttgtttttttctcgTTAAAGGAAAAAGCCACTGCGAATGCATTGCTTGCCGTGAGAGCTCATCGCTTTTGATTTTCATATCAGATATCCATGATTTGAGCTGAGCTTCTTCGGTTAGCTCACGCTCGTGTCTTGTAGTTGTTATGTTTTAGGGTCTGTTGtgtttttagggttttatgcGATTTCAATGTGAAGGTTCGGTTTTATCCGTTCCTTGTTCTGTTTGATTCTCAGATTTTGGATACTGATATCGCAATTGATGCTGGGTAGTTGATTTGGTGTGCTTTTAGATGTATCGGTTTTGTCTTGGTATTTTCGAGATACTTTAAGTGAGGGTGTGACTGTGGAGTTCTGTTGATTTGATAGCCTCGTGCGAGGAAGGAATGACTAATTCGTTAGACGATTAGTTAACGTAATGATGTATGAATAATTCTTGAAAATAGATTTGGTTGCtttggaacaaattttgagTGTGAACTTGTAGTTTCTTTTTCTGCTTTTAGTCTTTCTGATGTTAGTTGTTTGAATTATAATCCTATGCGACTAATCTAGTTAGAGATGTGAACTTAGAAGTTAGAGCTCTGAATTTTTAAGCTGTTATGAagattcattttgttttttagtgTTGAGTTCTGGATATTCCTCGAAAAGATTTGCTTCTTAGTCATTACTAAGGTATCTCCATTTGGGGAGGATCTAGCCTTTTAGTTATTACTAGGGTATCTGTTTCCGATTGGCTGGGATCTTTGAAAAGCGGTTCCTGGATGCACTGTGTTAGGTTAGTCTTTCTGAACCTGTTTTTGCTGCTTTGATTACTCCTACAGAAATTAATCAGCTTGTCAAACATTCTTCTTGAAGTGGACAtgcaaactaagaaaaaaaCCTCCAGGCGAAATGCCAGTCAAGAGCGTGGCAGTCCTAAAGTTTCAAGAGCACAGAGGAAGGTCTCTCAAAATGGTCAAGCTGCTGAAAAGAAAGTCACAGACTTAATTACATCATCTGCTAGAAAGAATAAATCTCGTAAGTACTAGTGATGGTCTGTTCagttttttaagttaatttgtaTCAATTGTTTCAAAATGTATGATTCATAACCATGTTGCTCCttcataatttgaaatttgaaattattattttgaaatttgaaatttccaGTGTGCATATATTATGTCCAAATGAATGTGTCTTTCAGCAATTAGAAAACAGTGAAATTAActgattttacttttttatcttcttGGTGTAACTTCAGTTAGCACCCTTGAGAATAAAACTAGAGAGCCTATCCCTCCAACAGATTTGAATAATGGATATGAGTTTATGGACAGTGGGACTTCTGATGCTTGTTTGGAAAATGATGCAGTTGACGGTGTTTCATTAGATTTTATGGTAATTTAACTGGACTGCCTTTTTACTTGTCTTAGTCTGTCTGTTTTcctttatgtgtgtgtgcaGGTGTGCATGCTACTACATAAGTTTCACTTTTTCTCAAAAACTGTTTTAAATCTTTTAAGACCTAAACTAATGACTAAAAACCTCATTTGGCAGAGTACCTGTATCTCAAATGTAGTGGTTTTAATGATCTTATATACACTGAACATGTTTAATATAAATGCTTTCTGAAAATTCAAATACTGATTTGAAGGGAATTGCCTTGGAACACTAGATATcctcttacattttttttcccaaTGTTTTGAAATAATACTTCAGGGTTGTAACAATCAAGCTGTTCATCTGGAGTCTGGAACTATATTTTCTCCTGGGTTTCACTTGTCCAAAAATTCTGGTGGAGTTGACAGAGGTAAATgatattgtattattttaattattcttagctttgaatttctttttctgtttgtcCATGAAATCTTCCTAATttcaatttgataattttaaataatttttaatatttttcttttgtttctctctagttgattttatcaaaatttttcaGAATGAAGACCACAAGAGAGTTTCTCCGTGCCAAGAAATAGAGTCACCACAGGAA encodes:
- the LOC100799715 gene encoding cytochrome P450 78A5 — translated: MIPTLVCIGTTIFQSTLSSYSLSFISLFLSTSLALLAISLNYWLVPGGFAWRKYHSRYKGHAKVSGPMGWPILGTLPAMGPLAHRKLAAMATSPKAKKLMTLSLGTNPVVISSHPETAREILCGSNFADRPVKESARMLMFERAIGFAPYGTYWRHLRKVAITHMFSPRRISDLESLRQHVVGEMVMRIWKEMGDKGVVEVRGILYEGSLSHMLECVFGINNSLGSQTKEALGDMVEEGYDLIAKFNWADYFPFGFLDFHGVKRRCHKLATKVNSVVGKIVEERKNSGKYVGQNDFLSALLLLPKEESIGDSDVVAILWEMIFRGTDTIAILLEWIMAMMVLHQDVQMKARQEIDSCIKQNGYMRDSDIPNLPYLQAIVKEVLRLHPPGPLLSWARLAIHDVHVDKVIVPAGTTAMVNMWAISHDSSIWEDPWAFKPERFMKEDVSIMGSDMRLAPFGAGRRVCPGKTLGLATVHLWLAQLLHHFIWIPVQPVDLSECLKLSLEMKKPLRCQVIRRFNTISS